In Vagococcus hydrophili, one DNA window encodes the following:
- a CDS encoding DUF1622 domain-containing protein: MLTTIVHYIILLLNSFSVIILLFGVTKAMIDFFKNEFKQEDRMTTAKKNNSVKIYLGSYILLSLEVLIASDIIETILNPSFQDILILAGIVVIRTAISYFLGKEIESTEI; encoded by the coding sequence ATGCTAACAACCATTGTTCATTACATTATTTTATTGTTGAATTCTTTTTCAGTGATTATTCTCTTATTCGGTGTCACAAAAGCCATGATTGATTTCTTTAAAAATGAATTTAAACAAGAAGACCGAATGACAACTGCGAAAAAGAATAACTCTGTGAAAATATATTTAGGATCATATATTTTACTAAGTTTAGAAGTTTTAATTGCTTCAGATATTATTGAAACCATTTTAAACCCATCTTTCCAAGATATCTTAATTTTAGCGGGAATTGTTGTGATTAGAACGGCTATTTCATATTTCTTAGGTAAAGAAATAGAAAGCACAGAAATTTAG
- a CDS encoding aldo/keto reductase encodes MKHINLGNTTLMVPQVALGCMRMSEMTVKESVKVIETSIENGINFFDHADIYGGGQAETLFGQAIKEMKLDRESIMIQSKCGIRDGFYDFSKEHILKSVDGILERLDVDYLDVLALHRPDTLMEPEEIAEAFDILLSSGKVRNFGVSNQRPMQIELIEKYLNQKLVVNQLQFGLKHGGMVAQGMNQNMENQAGIGRDDSVLEYSRLHNMTIQAWSPYQYGYFDGVFLGNKNFSELNGVIDEMAKKYDVTDTGIATAWINRHPAKIQTIIGTMNPKRIEEVAKASEITLTREDWYTLYKASGYELL; translated from the coding sequence ATGAAACATATAAATTTAGGTAATACGACATTAATGGTCCCACAAGTAGCTTTAGGTTGCATGCGTATGAGTGAGATGACAGTTAAAGAATCTGTAAAAGTAATCGAAACAAGTATTGAAAATGGCATTAATTTTTTTGATCATGCAGATATTTATGGTGGTGGTCAAGCTGAAACTTTATTTGGTCAAGCCATTAAAGAAATGAAATTAGACCGTGAATCAATAATGATTCAGTCAAAATGTGGTATTCGTGACGGCTTTTATGATTTCTCGAAAGAACATATCTTAAAAAGTGTGGATGGTATTTTAGAACGCTTAGATGTGGACTATTTAGATGTTTTAGCTTTGCATAGACCAGATACCTTAATGGAACCAGAGGAAATTGCAGAGGCCTTTGATATCTTATTAAGTTCTGGAAAAGTTAGAAACTTTGGTGTGAGTAATCAACGTCCAATGCAAATTGAATTGATTGAAAAATATTTGAATCAAAAATTAGTGGTGAACCAATTGCAATTTGGTTTAAAACACGGAGGTATGGTTGCTCAAGGTATGAATCAAAATATGGAAAATCAAGCAGGTATTGGCCGTGATGATAGTGTTTTAGAGTATTCACGTTTACATAATATGACAATTCAAGCATGGTCACCTTACCAATATGGTTATTTTGATGGTGTCTTTTTAGGTAATAAAAACTTTAGTGAATTAAATGGTGTGATTGACGAGATGGCTAAGAAATATGATGTGACCGATACAGGAATTGCCACAGCTTGGATTAACAGACACCCTGCTAAAATTCAAACGATTATTGGTACGATGAATCCTAAGCGAATAGAAGAAGTTGCTAAAGCCAGCGAGATTACTCTAACAAGAGAAGATTGGTATACTTTATATAAAGCAAGCGGTTATGAGTTGCTATAA
- a CDS encoding ABC transporter permease, which yields MTAKLIFKMELFKYMRDKKYLIATGILAIINICSTIYSVYLIDHAQMFNDSQTPFIGLFMLFVTFTIFANIAFMFLYPFHLMSMDYKNDVMAMLVASGVNRNRLFFSKIGATLLWSICVTFILVFIPGFIVLFKVSQTEGMFTFLGNILHTISLDQTSIFGLSLTFFNSYVNTLILISTATILMKGKNLTILIYFAINMGQSILLNVLSLIPISMNFSDLGVSIMHNLLMLLMSVAMTFLSLSIMKKQNL from the coding sequence ATGACAGCTAAATTAATTTTTAAAATGGAATTATTTAAATACATGAGAGATAAAAAGTATCTAATCGCAACAGGAATATTAGCCATTATTAATATTTGTTCGACAATCTACTCGGTGTATTTAATCGATCATGCTCAAATGTTTAATGATTCTCAAACACCATTTATCGGCTTGTTTATGTTGTTTGTAACATTTACGATTTTTGCAAATATTGCCTTTATGTTTTTATATCCTTTTCATTTAATGTCTATGGATTATAAAAATGATGTGATGGCAATGCTGGTGGCTTCTGGTGTGAATCGAAATCGTTTGTTTTTCTCAAAAATAGGTGCAACGTTACTTTGGTCAATCTGTGTGACCTTTATCCTTGTGTTTATTCCAGGATTTATTGTTTTATTTAAAGTCTCTCAAACAGAAGGCATGTTCACATTTTTAGGCAATATTTTACATACAATTAGTTTGGATCAGACAAGTATTTTTGGCTTATCCTTAACTTTCTTTAATTCATATGTTAATACATTGATTTTAATTTCAACGGCGACGATTTTAATGAAAGGTAAGAATTTAACTATTTTAATTTATTTTGCCATTAACATGGGACAATCAATTCTTTTAAATGTCTTATCATTAATTCCAATTTCAATGAATTTCAGTGATTTAGGCGTTTCGATTATGCATAATTTATTAATGTTACTAATGTCAGTTGCTATGACATTCTTATCTTTATCCATAATGAAGAAGCAAAATTTATAA
- the rpoE gene encoding DNA-directed RNA polymerase subunit delta, with amino-acid sequence MEFKAFEGINKNEISMIEAAHAILAERGDIMDFSDLVNQIQNYLEKADSEIRDVLPQFYTDLNIDGSFISLGDNRWGLRSWYPIDSVDEEVTGIDDDEDGTVRRKKRKKVNAFIGTDEDAIDYNDDDPEDSDIHDEDDEELYDEEEDETKEIKEYTTDLSEIGADNDVEEDNGVEGLTIVDEDDLEDDLYEEDEEETHE; translated from the coding sequence TTGGAATTTAAAGCTTTCGAAGGTATAAATAAAAATGAAATCTCAATGATTGAGGCGGCTCATGCTATTTTAGCTGAACGTGGCGATATTATGGATTTTTCAGATTTAGTTAATCAAATTCAAAACTATTTAGAAAAAGCAGATAGTGAAATTAGAGATGTGTTACCTCAATTTTATACAGACTTAAATATTGATGGTAGTTTTATTTCTTTAGGAGATAATCGTTGGGGATTACGTTCATGGTATCCAATCGATTCTGTCGATGAAGAAGTAACTGGTATTGATGATGACGAAGATGGTACAGTAAGACGTAAAAAACGCAAAAAAGTTAATGCCTTTATTGGTACAGACGAAGATGCGATTGATTACAATGATGACGATCCAGAAGATTCTGATATCCATGATGAAGATGATGAAGAATTATATGATGAAGAAGAAGATGAAACAAAAGAAATTAAAGAGTATACAACTGATTTATCTGAGATTGGTGCTGACAACGACGTAGAAGAAGATAACGGCGTTGAAGGTTTAACAATCGTTGATGAAGATGATTTAGAAGATGATCTTTATGAAGAAGACGAAGAAGAAACTCACGAATAA
- a CDS encoding lipoate--protein ligase family protein — translation MLRKKAVMLDQHMLTHRESLLPFIYTDLLAEYAGDHQMCCFHFWKMEHQVILGMKDTRVASLKEGVQSIKNNSYQVVVRNSGGLAVVADEGILNFSIILPQPTDKYSFSIDQGYELMKSIIEKAFAEFEMDIEAFEVSDSYCPGDFDLSINGKKFAGISQRRIKNGIGIMIYLSICGDQNKRGEIVREFYQTSLVEKFGTDGFPPVNPDSMANLSDLLQANLTVEDVKERISHVLNQTFDFSEKYDQTFKDFLISTEFNDKFEKQNERMKQRNQIIDWSENY, via the coding sequence ATGTTAAGAAAAAAAGCAGTTATGTTAGACCAACACATGTTAACACATAGAGAAAGTCTACTACCTTTTATATATACAGATCTTTTAGCTGAGTATGCAGGAGATCACCAAATGTGTTGCTTTCACTTTTGGAAAATGGAACATCAAGTTATTCTAGGAATGAAAGATACCCGTGTTGCCTCTTTAAAAGAAGGGGTACAATCAATTAAGAACAATAGCTATCAAGTCGTTGTTAGAAACTCTGGCGGATTAGCTGTAGTTGCAGATGAAGGGATTCTTAATTTCTCGATTATCCTGCCTCAACCAACAGATAAATACAGTTTCTCAATTGATCAAGGTTATGAGCTGATGAAGTCAATTATCGAGAAAGCTTTTGCCGAATTTGAGATGGATATTGAAGCTTTTGAAGTAAGTGATTCATACTGTCCGGGTGATTTTGATTTAAGTATTAACGGAAAAAAATTTGCTGGTATTTCTCAAAGACGAATCAAAAATGGCATTGGGATTATGATTTATTTAAGTATCTGCGGGGATCAAAATAAGCGTGGTGAAATCGTTCGTGAGTTTTATCAAACAAGTTTAGTAGAAAAATTTGGCACAGATGGTTTTCCCCCAGTCAATCCTGATTCCATGGCTAATTTATCAGATTTACTACAAGCTAATTTAACGGTTGAAGATGTGAAAGAACGAATCTCTCACGTCTTGAATCAAACCTTTGATTTCTCAGAAAAATATGACCAGACTTTCAAGGACTTTCTAATTTCTACTGAATTTAACGACAAATTTGAGAAACAAAACGAGCGCATGAAACAAAGAAATCAAATCATTGATTGGAGCGAAAATTATTGA
- a CDS encoding HD domain-containing protein: MKDPLKKLVPEKVFRDPIHKYIHVEDQLILDLINSKEFQRLRRIKQLGTTSFTFHAAEHSRFGHSLGVYELTRRICNYFNRNYSIKDDPINGWDDNERLVALSAALLHDLGHGPYSHTFEGIFKTDHEAFTIDIITSEDTEINQILKQVAPDFPEKVASVISKDYSNKQVVQLISSQIDADRMDYLLRDAYYTGTEYGTFDLTRILRVIRPYENGIAFQANGMHAVEDYIVSRYQMYMQIYFHPVSRGMEVILDHLLNRGKFLYKADSSFFESHSPLLIPFLKNDYTLSDYLKLDDGVLNTAFLSWMDHSDTTLSDLAKRFLHRHPLKSVTFNEETKKRIPELTALIEEVGFDATNYTAINSSYDLPYDFYHPAENKHRTQIELMEGDGSLMELSKASDLVAALAGQTKGDRRFYFPKEMLASSSDQSYTLFEEQILLFNQMIHNGAIKEN, from the coding sequence TTGAAAGATCCACTAAAAAAATTAGTTCCTGAAAAAGTATTTAGGGACCCGATTCATAAATATATTCATGTGGAGGACCAATTGATTCTTGATTTAATTAACTCTAAAGAATTTCAGCGTTTGAGACGAATTAAGCAACTAGGCACAACCTCTTTTACATTTCATGCTGCTGAACACTCTCGTTTTGGTCACTCTCTCGGGGTTTATGAATTGACTCGCCGAATTTGTAATTATTTTAATCGTAATTACTCAATAAAAGACGATCCGATTAACGGATGGGATGACAATGAACGATTAGTCGCTCTATCAGCCGCACTATTACATGATCTAGGACACGGTCCTTACTCTCATACATTTGAAGGTATTTTCAAAACAGATCATGAAGCATTTACGATTGATATTATTACTTCGGAAGACACAGAAATTAACCAAATCTTAAAACAGGTGGCACCTGATTTTCCAGAAAAAGTCGCCAGTGTTATTAGTAAAGACTACTCAAATAAACAAGTGGTTCAACTTATCTCTAGTCAGATTGATGCTGACCGGATGGATTATTTACTAAGAGATGCCTACTATACTGGTACTGAATACGGAACCTTTGATTTAACTCGGATTTTACGAGTGATTAGACCTTATGAAAATGGTATTGCCTTTCAAGCCAATGGCATGCATGCCGTTGAGGACTACATCGTAAGTCGTTATCAAATGTATATGCAAATTTATTTCCACCCGGTTTCAAGAGGAATGGAAGTTATTCTGGATCATCTTTTAAATAGAGGAAAATTTCTTTATAAAGCGGATAGTAGTTTTTTTGAAAGCCACTCGCCACTTCTGATTCCATTTCTAAAAAATGATTACACCTTATCTGATTATTTAAAATTAGATGACGGTGTCTTAAATACCGCCTTTCTTTCTTGGATGGATCATTCTGATACAACGTTAAGCGATTTAGCTAAACGGTTCTTACATCGTCATCCATTGAAATCAGTCACTTTTAATGAGGAGACGAAAAAAAGAATACCAGAATTAACGGCTTTGATTGAAGAAGTTGGCTTTGACGCAACGAACTACACAGCAATTAATTCAAGTTATGACTTGCCTTATGATTTTTATCATCCAGCAGAAAATAAACACCGAACACAGATTGAGCTGATGGAAGGCGATGGTAGTTTAATGGAATTATCTAAAGCAAGTGATCTCGTGGCTGCTCTTGCTGGGCAAACAAAAGGCGATCGCCGTTTCTATTTTCCAAAAGAAATGCTTGCAAGCTCGTCTGATCAATCCTATACTTTATTTGAAGAGCAAATCCTTTTATTTAACCAGATGATTCACAACGGAGCAATAAAAGAAAACTAA
- the guaC gene encoding GMP reductase: protein MKIFDYEDIQLVPNKCIVESRSECDTTVTLGKKTFKMPVVPANMQTIIDENIAEFLASRDYFYIMHRFDEEGRIDFIKNMQSKGLFASISVGVKTNEYEFVKQLAEEKLIPEYVTIDIAHGHSDAVINMIKHLKEYIPESFVIAGNVGTPEAVRELENAGADATKVGIGPGKVCITKIKTGFGTGGWQLSALRRCSKAARKPLIADGGIRTHGDIAKSIRFGASMVMIGSLFAGHEESPGQTIEEDGKLFKEYFGSASEYQKGEHKNVEGKKILIEHRGSLEDTLNEMQQDLQSSISYAGGKDIGAIRKVDYVVVKNSIFNGDKF from the coding sequence ATGAAAATTTTTGATTATGAAGATATTCAATTAGTACCGAATAAATGTATCGTAGAAAGTCGTTCAGAATGTGACACAACAGTAACACTGGGGAAAAAGACATTTAAAATGCCAGTTGTTCCTGCGAATATGCAAACGATTATTGATGAGAATATTGCAGAGTTTTTAGCATCAAGAGACTACTTTTATATTATGCATCGTTTTGACGAAGAGGGTAGAATTGACTTCATTAAAAACATGCAAAGTAAAGGATTGTTCGCTTCTATCAGCGTCGGAGTAAAAACGAACGAATACGAATTTGTTAAACAATTAGCTGAAGAAAAATTGATTCCTGAGTATGTTACGATCGATATTGCTCATGGGCATTCTGATGCAGTTATTAATATGATTAAACATTTAAAAGAATATATTCCTGAAAGTTTTGTTATTGCAGGAAATGTGGGAACACCTGAAGCGGTTAGAGAATTAGAAAATGCAGGAGCTGATGCAACGAAAGTCGGCATCGGACCTGGTAAAGTGTGTATTACTAAAATTAAAACTGGTTTTGGTACAGGGGGTTGGCAATTATCAGCGTTAAGACGTTGTAGTAAAGCGGCTCGTAAACCATTGATTGCTGATGGAGGTATTAGAACTCATGGTGATATCGCTAAATCAATTCGTTTTGGTGCGAGTATGGTCATGATTGGTTCTCTATTTGCAGGGCACGAAGAATCTCCAGGTCAAACCATTGAAGAAGACGGTAAATTATTCAAAGAGTATTTTGGTAGTGCTTCTGAGTATCAAAAAGGTGAACATAAAAATGTTGAAGGTAAGAAAATTTTAATTGAACACCGCGGGAGTTTAGAAGATACACTTAATGAGATGCAACAAGATTTACAATCATCTATCTCATACGCAGGTGGAAAAGACATCGGTGCCATCCGTAAAGTGGATTACGTCGTTGTAAAAAATTCAATCTTTAATGGAGATAAATTCTAG
- a CDS encoding aldehyde dehydrogenase family protein, which translates to MIDLNLEENYKLFIDGKWTNGKGSQKMTSISPTNGQALATFVDAVDEDVDDAVSAAQKALVDWRKWSLVDRSNLLLKIADVIDANLEHLAMVETMDNGKPIRETSTIDVPLSADHFRYFAGVIRSEEGSATAFDENTLSLVIREPIGVVGQIIPWNFPILMAAWKIAPALAAGNTIVIHPSSSTSLSLLEMVKLIGPLLPDGVINVITGKGSKSGEHMLHHEGFNKLAFTGSTEVGYRVAKAAAERLIPATLELGGKSANIFFDDMPFEKAIEGAQLGILFNQGQVCCAGSRIFVQEGIYDEFVSALKIKFEAVNVGNPWESDTQMGAQVNEGQVNKIVSAIEAGKKEGATVLTGGEKLLGDLEKGCYMKPTLLTNVTNDMTIAREEIFGPVAVVIKFKTMDEVIEMANASDYGLGGGVWTTDINKALKVSRGIETGRVWVNTYNQIPAGSPFGGYKKSGIGRETHKAILDSYSQSKNIYIDTNDNPIGLY; encoded by the coding sequence ATGATTGATTTAAATCTAGAAGAGAACTACAAATTATTTATAGATGGTAAATGGACCAATGGAAAAGGTAGTCAGAAAATGACAAGTATCTCACCTACCAATGGTCAAGCGTTAGCAACATTTGTTGATGCTGTTGATGAAGATGTGGATGATGCCGTATCAGCTGCTCAAAAAGCATTAGTTGATTGGCGAAAATGGTCACTGGTTGATCGAAGTAATTTATTATTAAAAATTGCAGATGTGATTGATGCCAATCTTGAGCATTTAGCAATGGTGGAAACAATGGACAATGGAAAGCCAATTAGAGAGACGTCGACGATTGATGTTCCTTTAAGTGCTGATCATTTTAGATATTTCGCAGGTGTTATTAGAAGTGAAGAAGGCAGTGCCACAGCTTTTGATGAAAATACACTAAGTTTAGTTATTCGTGAACCAATTGGTGTCGTGGGACAAATTATTCCCTGGAATTTCCCGATTTTAATGGCAGCCTGGAAAATTGCCCCAGCTCTTGCAGCGGGAAACACAATTGTGATTCACCCGTCATCATCCACTTCTTTAAGTTTACTTGAGATGGTGAAACTAATCGGACCACTTTTACCAGATGGCGTCATCAATGTGATTACAGGTAAAGGCTCTAAATCTGGAGAGCACATGTTACATCATGAAGGCTTTAATAAATTGGCATTCACTGGTTCCACAGAAGTGGGATATCGAGTAGCAAAAGCAGCAGCAGAACGATTGATTCCAGCAACCCTTGAGTTGGGCGGAAAATCTGCCAATATTTTCTTTGATGATATGCCTTTTGAAAAAGCAATTGAAGGAGCACAACTTGGTATTTTGTTCAATCAAGGGCAAGTGTGTTGTGCAGGTTCAAGAATTTTTGTTCAAGAAGGGATTTACGATGAATTTGTCTCTGCTTTAAAAATAAAATTTGAAGCAGTCAATGTGGGCAATCCTTGGGAAAGTGACACGCAAATGGGCGCTCAAGTCAATGAAGGTCAAGTAAATAAAATTGTTAGTGCTATTGAAGCAGGTAAAAAAGAAGGCGCGACCGTCTTAACAGGTGGCGAAAAACTTCTTGGTGACTTGGAAAAAGGGTGTTACATGAAACCAACTTTACTAACTAATGTAACTAATGATATGACGATTGCTAGAGAAGAAATATTTGGTCCCGTGGCTGTTGTGATTAAATTTAAAACAATGGATGAAGTGATTGAGATGGCGAATGCCTCTGATTATGGTTTAGGCGGTGGTGTTTGGACAACTGATATCAATAAAGCCTTAAAAGTTAGTCGCGGGATTGAAACTGGGCGCGTTTGGGTGAATACTTATAATCAAATTCCAGCAGGTAGTCCATTTGGTGGCTATAAAAAGTCAGGGATTGGTCGTGAAACTCATAAAGCTATTCTAGACAGTTATTCACAATCTAAAAACATTTACATTGATACTAACGATAATCCAATAGGTTTGTATTAA
- a CDS encoding ATP-binding cassette domain-containing protein — MEIRIDHVKKSYGVLEVLNIDEMIFESGKAYGVIGPNGAGKTTLFKSITNIIGDYQGNIYFGDVNVKENNSILSNVGIVLDGISVYKDRTGWFNIEYFSGLRGNFDPQKAEKLAMELEIAEFLHSKVKTYSYGMVKKLILLIALLHDPKILILDEPFRGLDAETVTWFKFYLKQMTRKGMTLIISSHVKNDIESLCQEVYVIKKGQLVKTIDLVGMTDQMLRDVLTTNQEAFIVILEQFNYYYQVRDNGIVRLNIQDDRWAEVKKTLIDQTIDITELSKVNILDGNLN, encoded by the coding sequence ATGGAGATAAGAATAGATCATGTAAAAAAATCATATGGTGTTTTAGAGGTTCTTAACATAGATGAAATGATTTTTGAAAGTGGTAAAGCTTATGGTGTGATTGGTCCCAATGGTGCCGGTAAAACAACATTGTTCAAGAGTATTACTAATATTATTGGTGATTATCAAGGGAATATTTATTTTGGTGATGTCAATGTGAAAGAAAATAATAGTATTTTAAGTAATGTTGGTATTGTTTTAGATGGAATTTCTGTGTACAAAGATCGCACGGGTTGGTTTAACATTGAATATTTTTCTGGTTTAAGAGGTAATTTTGACCCTCAGAAAGCTGAAAAATTAGCAATGGAGTTAGAAATTGCTGAATTTTTACATAGTAAGGTAAAAACATATTCATATGGTATGGTTAAAAAATTGATTTTATTAATCGCACTGCTTCATGATCCTAAAATTTTAATCTTAGACGAACCATTTAGAGGATTAGATGCAGAAACGGTAACATGGTTTAAATTTTACTTGAAACAAATGACTAGAAAAGGCATGACGTTAATTATTTCAAGCCACGTGAAGAATGATATTGAGTCATTGTGTCAAGAAGTGTATGTGATTAAGAAAGGTCAACTAGTTAAAACGATTGATTTAGTTGGTATGACTGATCAAATGCTAAGAGATGTTTTAACCACTAATCAAGAGGCGTTTATTGTTATTCTGGAGCAATTTAATTATTATTACCAAGTGCGTGACAATGGGATTGTCCGACTAAATATTCAAGATGATAGATGGGCTGAAGTTAAGAAAACTTTAATCGATCAAACCATTGATATTACAGAGTTGTCTAAAGTAAATATCTTAGATGGTAATTTAAATTAA
- a CDS encoding GntR family transcriptional regulator, whose protein sequence is MKKSRMQLLAYNYIKENIENDKWENEFRLVEQDISNDLEISRTPIREAINSLILEGYLEKETNRGVVVKKQIISVEEFIERTQLLELLLSNYLFQLQVKRLKFDTTEIKNILILIEKESDFAVKRTCLGKILTVFLECMENKIVKQIVKKNFQQLDYVIFPNEAADFLYQEINECMLKLCDNIDKNEYEVGRKTIRVFFNRLNLELIDQQI, encoded by the coding sequence GTGAAAAAAAGTAGAATGCAACTTTTAGCATATAATTATATTAAAGAAAATATTGAAAATGATAAATGGGAAAATGAGTTTAGACTCGTGGAACAAGATATCTCAAATGATTTAGAGATTAGTCGAACGCCTATTAGAGAAGCGATTAATAGTTTGATTTTAGAAGGTTACCTTGAAAAGGAAACTAATCGCGGAGTTGTTGTAAAAAAACAAATTATCTCAGTTGAAGAATTTATTGAAAGAACGCAATTGTTAGAGTTGTTGTTATCAAATTATTTATTTCAATTACAGGTCAAACGCTTGAAGTTTGATACGACTGAAATTAAAAATATTTTAATTCTCATCGAGAAAGAAAGTGATTTTGCAGTCAAGAGAACGTGTTTAGGTAAAATACTAACCGTTTTTTTAGAATGTATGGAAAATAAAATTGTTAAACAAATAGTAAAGAAGAACTTTCAACAGCTAGATTATGTGATTTTTCCTAACGAAGCCGCTGACTTTTTATATCAAGAAATCAATGAATGTATGTTAAAATTATGTGATAATATTGATAAAAATGAATATGAAGTTGGTAGAAAAACCATACGAGTATTCTTTAATCGATTAAATCTAGAATTAATTGACCAGCAAATTTAA
- the yidA gene encoding sugar-phosphatase, whose amino-acid sequence MGIKLVTIDIDGTLLNSDRKLTEAVKNTINKATKAGVNIVLATGRPTIGVLPLVKELGLDNEHGFVITYNGAMIQNAGTEDVLIQHPVAFEDYLDFELLARKLGVHFHVQDYKSMYTANKDISPYTIHESSLTGMPVKYREVSEMTPDMTIIKTMMIDHEEILDEAITKIPSELKEQFAMVKSAPFFYEILNKNATKGEAVKELAELLKIEPHEVMAIGDNENDLSMIEFAGTGVAMGNAVPTVKEIANKITKTNDEDGVSYAIEEWVL is encoded by the coding sequence TTGGGAATTAAACTTGTTACCATCGATATTGATGGCACACTATTAAATTCAGACCGTAAATTAACTGAGGCGGTCAAAAATACAATCAACAAAGCGACAAAAGCTGGCGTAAATATCGTTTTAGCTACTGGACGCCCAACAATTGGAGTTTTACCACTTGTCAAAGAACTTGGGTTAGATAACGAACATGGCTTTGTTATTACTTATAATGGGGCAATGATTCAAAATGCCGGAACGGAAGATGTTTTAATCCAACACCCAGTCGCATTTGAAGATTATTTAGACTTTGAGTTACTTGCTAGAAAACTTGGGGTTCATTTCCACGTTCAAGACTATAAGAGCATGTATACTGCCAATAAGGATATCAGTCCTTATACTATTCATGAATCTTCTTTAACTGGTATGCCAGTCAAATACCGTGAAGTATCTGAAATGACACCAGACATGACAATTATCAAAACAATGATGATTGATCATGAAGAAATTTTAGATGAAGCAATCACTAAAATTCCTAGTGAATTAAAAGAACAATTTGCAATGGTTAAAAGTGCTCCTTTCTTCTACGAAATTTTAAATAAAAATGCCACTAAAGGTGAAGCTGTTAAAGAACTTGCCGAATTATTAAAAATTGAACCTCATGAAGTGATGGCTATTGGGGACAACGAAAATGATTTATCGATGATCGAATTTGCAGGGACGGGTGTTGCTATGGGTAATGCGGTTCCTACGGTTAAAGAAATTGCTAATAAAATAACTAAAACCAATGATGAAGATGGCGTGTCATACGCGATTGAAGAATGGGTTTTATAG
- a CDS encoding DUF1934 domain-containing protein produces MEERKSVPVMIQVKTEVFQENETREFFLEEEGQVVRVGESLYIRYNEVMEGVESPVPVTMKIMPDGSVQLIRAGEVRMKLKFDYQKSNETNYQTPFGVMWIKTFTNNLRVSLKDQPFSGSVQIDYDLFGGDEKIGVYHLELNFTA; encoded by the coding sequence ATGGAAGAGAGAAAATCAGTCCCAGTTATGATTCAAGTTAAAACAGAAGTTTTTCAGGAAAATGAAACCAGAGAGTTCTTTTTAGAAGAAGAGGGACAAGTTGTTAGAGTGGGAGAGAGCTTATATATTCGTTACAATGAAGTAATGGAAGGCGTTGAATCACCTGTTCCAGTGACAATGAAAATTATGCCAGATGGTAGTGTTCAACTGATAAGAGCTGGTGAAGTTCGTATGAAATTGAAATTTGATTACCAAAAATCAAATGAAACAAACTATCAAACGCCCTTTGGTGTCATGTGGATTAAGACATTTACAAATAATTTACGTGTCAGCTTAAAAGATCAGCCCTTTTCAGGCAGTGTTCAGATTGATTATGATTTATTTGGTGGAGATGAAAAAATTGGTGTGTATCACTTAGAATTAAATTTCACCGCATAA